Proteins encoded within one genomic window of Felis catus isolate Fca126 chromosome C1, F.catus_Fca126_mat1.0, whole genome shotgun sequence:
- the PDIK1L gene encoding serine/threonine-protein kinase PDIK1L, with translation MVSSQPKYDLIREVGRGSYGVVYEAVIRKTSARVAVKKIRCHAPENVELALREFWALSSIKSQHPNVIHLEECILQKDGMVQKMSHGSNSSLYLQLVETSLKGEIAFDPRSAYYLWFVMDFCDGGDMNEYLLSRKPNRKTNTSFMLQLSSALAFLHKNQIIHRDLKPDNILISQSRLDTSDLEPTLKVADFGLSKVCSASGQNPEEPVSVNKCFLSTACGTDFYMAPEVWEGHYTAKADIFALGIIIWAMLERITFIDTETKKELLGSYVKQGTEIVPVGEALLENPKMELLIPVKKKSMNGRMKQLIKEMLAANPQDRPDAFELELRLVQIAFKDSSWET, from the exons ATGGTGAGTAGCCAGCCAAAGTACGATCTAATACGGGAGGTAGGCCGAGGCAGTTACGGTGTTGTGTATGAAGCAGTCATCAGAAAGACCTCTGCACGGGTGGCAGTGAAGAAGATTCGATGCCATGCACCTGAAAATGTTGAATTAGCCCTGCGTGAGTTCTGGGCCCTAAGCAGTATCAAGAGCCAACATCCAAATGTGATTCACTTGGAGGAATGCATCTTACAAAAAGATGGGATGGTGCAAAAAATGTCCCATGGCTCTAATTCTTCCCTTTATTTACAG CTTGTAGAGACTtcattaaaaggagaaattgcCTTTGATCCCAGAAGCGCCTATTACTTGTGGTTTGTGATGGATTTTTGCGACGGCGGAGATATGAATGAGTATCTGTTGTCCAGGAAACCCAATCGTAAAACTAACACCAGCTTTATGCTTCAGCTGAGCAGTGCTCTGGCTTTCTTGCATAAAAACCAGATCATCCACCGAGATCTTAAGCCTGATAACATCCTGATTTCTCAAAGCAGGTTGGATACCAGTGACTTGGAACCCACACTGAAAGTGGCCGATTTTGGTCTCAGTAAAGTTTGTTCAGCCTCTGGGCAGAACCCAGAAGAACCTGTCAGTGTAAACAAGTGTTTCCTTTCCACAGCGTGTGGAACAGATTTCTACATGGCACCTGAAGTGTGGGAGGGACATTACACAGCAAAAGCTGACATCTTTGCTCTGGGGATTATCATCTGGGCAATGCTGGAAAGGATCACATTCATagacacagagacaaagaaggaactCTTAGGGAGTTATGTAAAACAAGGAACTGAGATTGTGCCCGTTGGAGAGGCGCTTCTGGAAAATCCCAAAATGGAACTTCTCATTCCTGTGAAGAAAAAGTCTATGAATGGGCGAATGAAACAACTGATTAAGGAAATGCTGGCTGCAAACCCTCAGGATCGCCCAGATGCTTTTGAACTAGAACTCAGATTAGTACAAATTGCATTTAAAGATAGCAGCTGGGAAACGTGA